In Armatimonadota bacterium, the DNA window CGCCGGCGGACACGTCGGCCCGGCGGCGGGGGTGTCTTGCCTGGAACCGAGGGCGTGCCATACTGTCCGGTGGAGGGGGAGCGTATGGCCACCCGGACTATCCCCCGCCAGTTCTTCCTCCCGACGTGGGAGTTCACCGCGGCCTACCTGCGCCTGGGCCTGCCCGAGCTGCGCCGGCGGGCCGAGGAAGCCCTGGATCTTCTGCGCGACTGCGTGGCCTGTCCTCGGGACTGCCACGTCAACCGGTGGGAGGATCGGATCGGCGTCTGCCGGACGGGGCGGTACGCCATCGTCAGCAGCTTCTTCCCGCACTTCGGAGAGGAAGACTGCCTGCGGGGATGGAACGGCAGCGGCACCATCTTCTTCGCCATGTGCAACCTGCGATGCGCGTTTTGCCAGAACTACGACATCAGCCATCTGGGCCACGGGCGCGTGGCCACGCCCCAGCAGTTGGCGGCCATGATGCTGCACCTGCAGGACATGGGCTGCCACAACATCAACTTCGTCACCCCCGAACACGTGGTGCCCCAGATCCTGGAGGCCCTCCCCCTGGCCGTGGAGGGGGGACTGCGCCTGCCGATCGTCTACAACACCAGCAGCTATGACTCGATGCACTCGCTGCGGCTGCTGGACGGCATCGTGGACATTTACATGCCCGACTTCAAGTTCTGGGACCCGGAGATGAGCCGCCTGTACCTGAAAGCCCCCGACTACCCCGAGGTGGCTCGCCGGACCATCGCCGAGATGCACCGCCAGGTAGGCGAGCTGAAGCTGGACGAGTTCGGGCTGGCCAGGCGCGGGGTGCTGATCCGCCACCTGGTGATGCCCGGGGGGATCGCGGGTACCCGGGAGATCATGAACTGGATCGCCCGGGAG includes these proteins:
- a CDS encoding radical SAM protein — encoded protein: MATRTIPRQFFLPTWEFTAAYLRLGLPELRRRAEEALDLLRDCVACPRDCHVNRWEDRIGVCRTGRYAIVSSFFPHFGEEDCLRGWNGSGTIFFAMCNLRCAFCQNYDISHLGHGRVATPQQLAAMMLHLQDMGCHNINFVTPEHVVPQILEALPLAVEGGLRLPIVYNTSSYDSMHSLRLLDGIVDIYMPDFKFWDPEMSRLYLKAPDYPEVARRTIAEMHRQVGELKLDEFGLARRGVLIRHLVMPGGIAGTREIMNWIARELSVHSYVNIMDQYYPAGLVGTNPRYDAINRRITPQEFAEAVAAARAAGLYRLDVRLRRHPLLRWTPGPDPGPAPAVRVQ